In Kineococcus sp. NBC_00420, a single genomic region encodes these proteins:
- a CDS encoding MFS transporter: MPRLRTRGARRSSPAATTPAEGFPLTALLVMAVTGFLLIATETMPAGLLPEIAAGMGVSEGLAGQYVSSYALGTVVCAVPAAALTRGVGRRKVLLVTVGVFLLANSVVAVSSDLVLTLVMRFVCGACSGLLWGMLAGYARRISSPASAGRALSIASLGTPVGLAVGTPFGSWLGASFGWRWSFLLASALALVIVVVGRFVLPDAPGGRPEAQLPLRRVLRIPGVAPILVVIPLWMLAHNTMYTYVSAYLRAVSVPLPVDRVLVLFGVCALVGLLVTGALIDRSLRSLVLGSLVTFLLAGGVFLVAGGSRAAVLAAVVAWGLAFGGAAAQLQTAMAHAAGENADVANSFIGVAFNLAIAGAGVFGAVLIGGGSAGSTLPLLMVVLAGAALLVVALARRHAFPARG; the protein is encoded by the coding sequence GGCGCTCCTGGTGATGGCGGTGACGGGTTTCCTGCTCATCGCCACCGAGACGATGCCCGCCGGGCTGCTCCCGGAGATCGCCGCGGGGATGGGGGTCAGCGAGGGACTGGCGGGGCAGTACGTCAGCAGCTACGCCCTGGGAACCGTCGTCTGCGCCGTCCCGGCCGCTGCGCTGACCCGGGGCGTCGGACGCCGGAAGGTGCTGCTGGTCACGGTCGGGGTGTTCCTGCTGGCCAACTCCGTCGTCGCGGTGTCCAGCGACCTCGTCCTGACCCTGGTGATGCGTTTCGTGTGCGGGGCGTGTTCGGGTCTGCTGTGGGGGATGCTGGCCGGCTACGCCCGGCGGATCTCCTCGCCCGCCTCGGCGGGCCGGGCCCTGTCGATCGCCTCCCTGGGAACTCCGGTCGGTCTGGCCGTCGGTACCCCGTTCGGTTCCTGGCTGGGCGCTTCGTTCGGCTGGCGGTGGTCGTTCCTGCTCGCGTCCGCGCTGGCCCTGGTGATCGTGGTGGTGGGTCGGTTCGTCCTGCCCGACGCGCCCGGTGGGCGACCCGAGGCGCAGCTGCCGTTGCGCCGGGTTCTGCGCATCCCGGGGGTCGCGCCGATCCTGGTCGTCATCCCCCTGTGGATGCTCGCGCACAACACGATGTACACCTACGTGTCCGCCTACCTGCGGGCGGTCTCCGTGCCGTTGCCGGTGGACCGGGTGCTGGTCCTCTTCGGGGTCTGCGCCCTCGTCGGTCTCCTCGTGACGGGCGCACTCATCGACCGGTCGCTGCGGTCGCTGGTCCTGGGCAGCCTCGTGACGTTCCTCCTCGCCGGAGGTGTCTTCCTCGTGGCCGGGGGTTCCCGGGCCGCGGTGCTCGCCGCCGTCGTCGCCTGGGGTCTCGCCTTCGGCGGCGCGGCCGCTCAGCTGCAGACGGCGATGGCCCACGCGGCGGGGGAGAACGCCGACGTCGCGAACTCCTTCATCGGGGTGGCCTTCAACCTCGCCATCGCCGGCGCCGGGGTCTTCGGCGCGGTGCTCATCGGCGGTGGCTCGGCCGGTTCCACCCTGCCCCTGCTCATGGTCGTCCTCGCGGGCGCGGCGCTGCTCGTCGTGGCGCTCGCGCGCCGGCACGCCTTCCCGGCGCGGGGTTGA
- a CDS encoding peptidase, giving the protein MRTKITVAAAALVAAAGIAGAGAASASSTPAVPTATPIHFAHGATSAHVSGHVAANGDRRYTFQARAGQTATFHLSRSTSAMTWTLVGPTGPSVHNAHSPRQSDFTYRLPESGTYYVDIVSTRSASYDLSVAIPAAASGGAASGTAATSATQTAAGEKIRFAPGATSTTITGGVGTTGAAHFHFDATAGQRSVVTFQDISGKGTWSLVAPDGSPLHTSMSEEQGHATITLPQTGSYRLDLQIPSGATYTLSLSIPRG; this is encoded by the coding sequence ATGCGTACGAAGATCACCGTCGCCGCCGCCGCACTCGTCGCCGCCGCCGGGATCGCCGGCGCCGGCGCTGCGTCCGCGTCCTCCACCCCGGCCGTTCCCACGGCCACGCCCATCCACTTCGCCCACGGCGCGACCTCGGCCCACGTCAGCGGTCACGTCGCCGCGAACGGCGACCGCCGCTACACCTTCCAGGCCCGCGCCGGGCAGACGGCGACGTTCCACCTCTCCCGCAGCACCTCGGCCATGACCTGGACCCTGGTGGGGCCGACCGGGCCCTCGGTGCACAACGCGCACAGCCCGCGCCAGAGCGACTTCACCTACCGCCTGCCCGAGAGCGGCACGTACTACGTCGACATCGTCTCCACCCGCTCCGCCAGCTACGACCTGTCGGTCGCGATCCCGGCAGCGGCGTCGGGTGGTGCGGCGTCGGGTACGGCCGCGACGAGCGCCACCCAGACCGCCGCGGGCGAGAAGATCCGCTTCGCCCCCGGTGCGACGTCGACGACCATCACCGGTGGGGTCGGCACGACCGGTGCCGCGCACTTCCACTTCGACGCCACCGCCGGTCAGCGCTCGGTCGTGACGTTCCAGGACATCTCCGGGAAGGGGACCTGGTCCCTGGTCGCTCCTGACGGGTCGCCGCTGCACACCAGCATGAGCGAGGAGCAGGGCCACGCGACGATCACCCTGCCGCAGACGGGTTCCTACCGCCTCGACCTGCAGATCCCGTCGGGTGCCACCTACACCCTGTCGCTCTCCATCCCCCGGGGCTGA